In one Sander lucioperca isolate FBNREF2018 chromosome 7, SLUC_FBN_1.2, whole genome shotgun sequence genomic region, the following are encoded:
- the LOC116036292 gene encoding high choriolytic enzyme 1-like, whose translation MKLKCILGLVVLVAVSAWAEEEALTGSERIERANRDAVRSPDEPYVEDDIAYESEARRNADPCTAKGCMWPRSADGKVYVAYTISRVFSPRDVAIITRGLQSFHEVSCLRFVQRTGQRDYLNIQSLNGCYSYIGRLGNGQDLSLQRSGCVYHHTVQHEVLHALGFHHEQKRSDRDQYIRPVLENVIPGQEHNFDKIVTLNQGTTYDYGSVMHYHKYAFSKNNKPTLVAIPDPNVEFGLASEMSQMDIIRLNKLYCGAVSR comes from the exons ATGAAATTGAAGTGCATTCTGGGCCTTGTGGTCCTGGTGGCTGTCTCCGCTTGGGCTGAGGAGGAG GCTTTGACTGGTTCAGAGCGGATTGAGAGAGCCAACAGGGACGCTG TGCGTTCTCCTGATGAGCCGTACGTAGAGGATGATATTGCGTATGAGTCAGAGGCTAGGAGGAACGCTGACCCCTGCACAGCTAAAGGCTGCATGTGGCCCCGTTCCGCCGACGGGAAGGTCTACGTGGCCTACACCATCTCCAGAGTGTTCT CCCCTCGTGACGTGGCCATCATCACACGTGGTCTGCAGTCCTTCCACGAAGTCTCCTGTCTCCGCTTTGTCCAACGCACCGGCCAGAGAGACTACCTGAATATCCAGTCCCTTAACGG GTGCTACTCCTACATCGGACGTCTCGGCAATGGGCAGGATCTGTCCCTGCAGCGTTCAGGCTGCGTTTACCACCACACTGTCCAGCATGAGGTGCTCCACGCACTGGGCTTCCACCACGAGCAGAAACGCTCCGACCGGGACCAGTACATCCGCCCTGTGCTGGAGAACGTCATCCCTG GACAGGAGCACAACTTTGACAAAATCGTCACTCTGAACCAGGGAACCACCTACGACTACGGCTCTGTGATGCATTACCACAA gtatgCTTTCTCCAAGAACAACAAGCCCACCTTGGTGGCCATCCCTGACCCCAACGTGGAGTTCGGCCTGGCCTCCGAGATGAGCCAGATGGACATCATCAGGCTCAACAAGCTGTACTGCGGAGCCGTCTCCAG GTGA